One Kineosporia corallincola DNA window includes the following coding sequences:
- the gatB gene encoding Asp-tRNA(Asn)/Glu-tRNA(Gln) amidotransferase subunit GatB — MTTSLSQFAEVLDYDEALAKFDPVLGLEVHVELNTNTKMFCGCSTVFGAEPNTQVCPVCLGLPGALPVLNATGLESAIRIGLALNCSIAQWCRFARKNYFYPDMPKNFQTSQYDEPIAFDGYLDVELEDGETFRVQIERAHMEEDTGKSLHIGGSTGRIQGAEYSLVDYNRAGIPLIEIVTKPITGAGERAPEVARAYVAALRELLKALKVSDVKMEQGSMRCDVNASLRIRAQDQDAVKLGTRTETKNVNSLRSVERAVKYEISRQAAVLVDGGTITQETRHWHEDTGITTSGRPKSDADDYRYFPEPDLVPIAPDTAWVEELRGTLPEPPALRRRRLQGEWGFSDKEMRDLYNAGAVELVESTVAAGASPAAARKWWTGELARLANLAEKPLAEMPVTPAQIAQLQALVDGGKLTDTLARQALEGVLAGEGDPEQVVEKRGLVVVSDDGALGEAVDRAIEANPGIADKIRAGKVQAAGALIGAVMKEMRGKADAARVRELVIERLAPDTDA; from the coding sequence GTGACCACCTCGCTCAGCCAGTTCGCCGAGGTGCTCGACTACGACGAGGCCCTGGCGAAGTTCGACCCGGTGCTCGGGCTCGAGGTGCACGTCGAGCTGAACACCAACACCAAGATGTTCTGCGGCTGCTCCACGGTTTTCGGCGCCGAGCCGAACACCCAGGTGTGCCCGGTCTGCCTGGGCCTGCCCGGCGCGCTGCCGGTGCTGAACGCCACCGGCCTGGAGTCGGCCATCCGGATCGGCCTGGCGCTGAACTGCTCGATCGCGCAGTGGTGCCGGTTCGCCCGGAAGAACTACTTCTACCCGGACATGCCGAAGAACTTCCAGACCTCGCAGTACGACGAGCCGATCGCCTTCGACGGCTACCTCGACGTGGAGCTGGAGGACGGTGAGACCTTCCGGGTGCAGATCGAGCGCGCCCACATGGAGGAGGACACCGGCAAGTCGCTGCACATCGGTGGCTCCACCGGCCGTATCCAGGGCGCGGAGTACTCGCTGGTCGACTACAACCGGGCCGGCATCCCGCTGATCGAGATCGTCACCAAGCCGATCACCGGCGCCGGCGAGCGCGCTCCCGAGGTGGCCAGGGCCTACGTGGCCGCGCTGCGGGAGCTGCTCAAGGCGCTGAAGGTCAGCGACGTGAAGATGGAGCAGGGCTCGATGCGCTGCGACGTCAACGCCTCCCTGCGGATCCGGGCGCAGGACCAGGACGCGGTCAAGCTGGGCACCCGCACCGAGACCAAGAACGTCAACTCGCTGCGCAGCGTCGAGCGGGCCGTGAAGTACGAGATCTCCCGCCAGGCGGCGGTTCTCGTCGACGGCGGCACGATCACCCAGGAGACCCGGCACTGGCACGAAGACACCGGGATCACCACCTCCGGCCGGCCGAAGTCCGACGCCGACGACTACCGCTACTTCCCCGAGCCCGACCTGGTGCCGATCGCACCGGACACGGCCTGGGTGGAGGAGCTGCGCGGAACGCTGCCCGAGCCCCCGGCCCTGCGCCGTCGCCGGCTCCAGGGTGAGTGGGGCTTCTCCGACAAGGAGATGCGCGACCTCTACAACGCCGGTGCGGTGGAGCTGGTCGAGTCCACGGTCGCGGCCGGCGCCTCGCCGGCGGCGGCCCGCAAGTGGTGGACCGGTGAGCTGGCCCGCCTGGCCAACCTGGCGGAGAAGCCGCTCGCCGAGATGCCGGTCACCCCGGCGCAGATCGCGCAGCTCCAGGCCCTGGTCGACGGCGGCAAGCTGACCGACACCCTGGCCCGCCAGGCCCTGGAGGGCGTGCTGGCCGGCGAGGGTGACCCGGAGCAGGTGGTCGAGAAGCGCGGCCTGGTCGTGGTTTCCGACGACGGCGCGCTGGGCGAGGCCGTCGACCGCGCGATCGAGGCCAACCCGGGCATCGCCGACAAGATCCGGGCCGGCAAGGTGCAGGCCGCGGGGGCCCTGATCGGCGCCGTGATGAAGGAGATGCGCGGAAAGGCCGACGCGGCCCGGGTGCGCGAGCTCGTGATCGAGCGGCTCGCCCCGGACACGGATGCCTGA
- a CDS encoding putative bifunctional diguanylate cyclase/phosphodiesterase, whose translation MGRDAVTAASRPHRDVALWAVAALAVACAATLCVAGVTQGVGARPLDSGLTGTVALAAGALLAWRGSRPARSARTATSARTARFAKPARFGEPAPSAGPAPSAEPRQSVAPALPVEPVRYRQILGAALVLWGIGQIVNSLTNSGFPAGGDAVAFLAAPLGVWGLLKVPRALPGRHPGWRLGLDSVLLGVTVALPAWHFAFATVLTRQDLDAGVVMAVMVLIADLTVICFATLAYVRDLDRHLLIASIGAGLYTIGDLVTMRAGLLASDPWPWWAALLWCLAWPVIAYGLLAYEPGGQTAADELRAPADPDARGVIITTTASLVLLLFSLAALLIDDDLDRVALVLVMIAVVVFGGRELLNTRIRSALLRRLNEEATADPLTGLANRRVLQARMARLQQGEPWCLLTVDLDGFKDVNDLLGHATGDKLLAAVAHRLSAAVPSNALVSRIGGDEFAVLLPGSIEIGTRVGQKVVTAVRQSAADVEGVTRVEVSASIGVAAVDARATLDVPQHPAGQEVPHGAEPAMPLAVPAPDTGTETTETTETHGTHGTHGTHGTDETTDVPETTDPATTATTATTATTATDGATDVPGVQTVVDPLGALSASGAALRVAKATGRNRVEVYDATVARIRQRRLRVEERLRTAVEDGSISVQFQPIVDLRRGVVTSAEALARWTDPQLGRVGPDEFITVAEQTGLVVDIGEQILEATLAGAMKEGLFDRGLRINCNVSPVQLRVPGFHQVVQEALTAHGVPREQLVIEVTEQVLVEEGQAAQTLHRLAALGLTIAIDDFGTGYSALGYLQRLPADILKIDRALTSSLIAEPRSRAITRAVLDLSRTVGVSVVVEGVETSQVDDLVRRMGVGFGQGLHYGHAMSAGDLAAMTDRLADGNP comes from the coding sequence ATGGGACGCGACGCGGTGACCGCCGCGTCGCGTCCGCACCGGGACGTCGCGCTCTGGGCGGTGGCAGCACTCGCCGTCGCCTGCGCGGCGACCCTGTGCGTGGCCGGGGTCACCCAGGGGGTGGGAGCCCGACCGCTCGACAGCGGCCTCACCGGAACGGTGGCGCTGGCCGCCGGTGCGCTGCTGGCCTGGCGGGGCAGCCGTCCAGCGCGGTCCGCCAGGACCGCTACTTCCGCCAGGACCGCGCGGTTCGCCAAGCCTGCGCGGTTCGGTGAGCCTGCGCCGTCTGCCGGGCCTGCGCCGTCTGCCGAGCCCAGGCAGTCCGTCGCACCTGCGCTGCCCGTCGAGCCGGTGCGTTACCGGCAGATCCTCGGTGCCGCGCTGGTGCTCTGGGGCATCGGGCAGATCGTGAACTCGCTGACCAACAGCGGGTTCCCGGCCGGCGGCGACGCGGTGGCGTTCCTCGCGGCGCCGCTCGGGGTGTGGGGTCTGCTCAAGGTGCCGCGGGCCCTGCCCGGCCGGCACCCGGGCTGGCGCCTGGGCCTGGACTCGGTGCTGCTGGGTGTCACGGTCGCGCTGCCCGCCTGGCACTTCGCCTTCGCCACGGTGCTCACCCGGCAGGACCTCGACGCCGGTGTGGTGATGGCCGTCATGGTCCTGATCGCCGACCTCACGGTGATCTGCTTCGCCACCCTCGCCTACGTGCGAGACCTCGACCGCCATCTGCTCATCGCCTCGATCGGCGCCGGTCTGTACACGATCGGCGACCTGGTCACGATGCGCGCCGGGCTGCTGGCCTCCGACCCCTGGCCCTGGTGGGCGGCGCTGCTGTGGTGCCTGGCCTGGCCGGTCATCGCCTACGGCCTGCTGGCCTACGAGCCCGGCGGCCAGACCGCCGCCGACGAACTGCGGGCGCCGGCCGACCCGGACGCCCGCGGCGTCATCATCACCACCACGGCCAGCCTGGTGCTGCTGCTGTTCTCGCTGGCGGCGCTGTTGATCGACGACGACCTGGACCGGGTCGCGCTGGTGCTGGTGATGATCGCCGTGGTCGTGTTCGGCGGCCGTGAACTGCTGAACACCCGCATCCGCTCGGCCCTTCTGCGCCGGCTGAACGAGGAGGCCACCGCCGACCCGCTGACCGGGCTGGCCAACCGGCGGGTGCTCCAGGCCCGCATGGCCCGGCTCCAGCAGGGTGAACCGTGGTGCCTGCTCACCGTCGACCTGGACGGCTTCAAAGACGTCAACGACCTGCTCGGCCACGCCACCGGCGACAAGCTGCTGGCCGCCGTCGCGCACCGGCTGTCCGCGGCCGTGCCGTCGAACGCGCTGGTCAGCCGGATCGGTGGCGACGAGTTCGCGGTGCTCCTGCCCGGCAGCATCGAGATCGGCACCCGGGTGGGCCAGAAGGTGGTCACCGCCGTCCGGCAGTCCGCCGCCGACGTCGAGGGGGTGACCCGGGTCGAGGTCTCCGCCAGCATCGGGGTCGCCGCGGTCGATGCCCGGGCCACCCTTGATGTCCCTCAGCACCCGGCGGGCCAGGAGGTGCCGCACGGAGCCGAGCCCGCGATGCCCCTCGCCGTCCCCGCACCGGACACCGGCACCGAGACCACCGAGACGACCGAGACCCACGGGACCCACGGGACCCACGGGACCCACGGGACCGACGAAACCACCGACGTCCCCGAAACCACTGACCCCGCGACCACCGCGACCACCGCGACCACCGCAACCACCGCGACCGACGGTGCCACCGACGTCCCCGGGGTGCAGACCGTGGTGGACCCGCTCGGCGCGCTCTCCGCCTCCGGCGCGGCACTGCGCGTGGCCAAGGCCACCGGCCGTAACCGCGTGGAGGTGTATGACGCCACCGTGGCCCGCATCCGCCAGCGCCGTCTGCGGGTGGAGGAAAGGCTGCGCACCGCCGTCGAAGACGGCTCGATCAGCGTGCAGTTCCAGCCCATCGTCGACCTCCGCCGCGGCGTGGTGACCAGTGCCGAGGCGCTGGCCCGCTGGACCGACCCGCAGCTCGGCCGGGTCGGGCCGGACGAGTTCATCACCGTGGCCGAGCAGACCGGGCTGGTCGTCGACATCGGCGAGCAGATCCTCGAGGCCACGCTCGCGGGGGCGATGAAAGAAGGCTTGTTCGACCGGGGCCTGCGGATCAACTGCAACGTGTCGCCGGTGCAGCTGCGGGTGCCCGGGTTCCACCAGGTGGTGCAGGAGGCGCTGACCGCCCACGGGGTGCCGCGCGAGCAACTGGTCATCGAGGTGACCGAGCAGGTGCTCGTCGAGGAGGGCCAGGCCGCCCAGACACTGCACCGGCTGGCCGCACTCGGCCTGACCATCGCCATCGACGACTTCGGCACCGGCTACTCCGCGCTCGGCTACCTGCAACGCCTGCCCGCCGACATCCTGAAGATCGACCGGGCACTGACCAGCAGCCTGATCGCCGAGCCCCGCTCGCGCGCGATCACCCGGGCGGTGCTCGACCTGAGCCGTACCGTCGGCGTCAGCGTGGTGGTCGAGGGAGTGGAGACCAGCCAGGTGGACGACCTGGTGCGGCGGATGGGCGTCGGGTTCGGCCAGGGGCTGCACTACGGCCACGCGATGAGTGCCGGTGACCTGGCCGCGATGACCGACCGGCTGGCCGACGGAAATCCCTGA
- the gatA gene encoding Asp-tRNA(Asn)/Glu-tRNA(Gln) amidotransferase subunit GatA, whose protein sequence is MSDLTRRTAAELSGLLASGEVSAVEVARAHLDRIAAVDGDVHAFLHTATESALADAAAVDAARAAGEQLPTLAGVPIAVKDVMTTQGQPTTAGSKMLEGWVPPYDATVVKNLRQARLVLLGKTNMDEFAMGSSTEHSAYGPTRNPWDLNRIPGGSGGGSAAALAAFEAPLATGTDTGGSIRQPASVTGTVGVKPTYGAVSRYGLIAMASSLDQAGPCARTVLDAALLHEVMAGHDPLDSTSLKDGYPDVVAAAREGARNGIAGLKIGVIRELHGGDGGYQAGVLARFDESLELLTKAGAEIVEVSCPSFTSALAAYYLIMPSEASSNLAKFDAMRYGLRVGPQGVEAPSAEQVMAATRAAGFGDEVKRRIILGTYALSSGYYDAYYGSAQKVRTLIQRDFAAAFAQADVLVSPTSPTTAFQLGAKLDDPLSMYLQDVATIPANLAGVPGMSLPSGLADEDGLPAGIQLLAPAQADDRLYRVGAALESLLNDGWGGSILDKAPKTLEATK, encoded by the coding sequence ATGAGCGACCTGACCCGCCGCACCGCGGCTGAACTCTCCGGCCTGCTCGCCTCCGGCGAGGTCTCCGCCGTCGAGGTCGCCCGGGCCCACCTGGACCGGATCGCCGCCGTCGACGGCGACGTGCACGCATTCCTGCACACCGCCACCGAGAGCGCCCTCGCCGACGCCGCCGCGGTGGACGCCGCGCGGGCCGCCGGCGAGCAGCTGCCCACCCTGGCCGGCGTGCCGATCGCGGTGAAAGACGTGATGACCACGCAGGGCCAGCCCACCACGGCCGGCTCGAAGATGCTCGAGGGCTGGGTGCCGCCCTACGACGCGACCGTCGTGAAGAACCTGCGCCAGGCCCGGTTGGTCCTGCTCGGCAAGACCAACATGGACGAGTTCGCGATGGGCTCCTCCACCGAGCACTCGGCCTACGGCCCCACCCGTAACCCGTGGGACCTGAACCGGATCCCGGGCGGTTCCGGCGGTGGCTCGGCCGCCGCGCTGGCCGCCTTCGAGGCGCCGCTGGCCACCGGCACCGACACCGGCGGCTCGATCCGCCAGCCGGCGTCCGTCACCGGCACGGTCGGCGTGAAGCCCACCTACGGCGCGGTGTCCCGCTACGGCCTGATCGCCATGGCCTCCAGCCTCGACCAGGCCGGCCCGTGCGCCCGCACCGTGCTCGACGCGGCCCTGCTGCACGAGGTGATGGCCGGGCACGACCCGCTCGACTCGACCAGCCTGAAAGACGGCTACCCCGACGTGGTCGCGGCCGCCCGGGAAGGCGCCAGGAACGGCATCGCGGGCCTGAAGATCGGCGTCATCCGCGAACTGCACGGTGGCGACGGCGGTTACCAGGCCGGTGTGCTGGCCCGCTTCGACGAGTCGCTGGAACTGCTCACCAAGGCCGGTGCGGAGATCGTCGAGGTCTCCTGCCCCAGCTTCACCTCGGCGCTGGCCGCCTACTACCTGATCATGCCGAGCGAGGCCAGCAGCAACCTGGCCAAGTTCGATGCCATGCGGTACGGCCTGCGGGTCGGCCCGCAGGGCGTGGAGGCGCCGAGCGCCGAGCAGGTCATGGCCGCCACCCGCGCCGCCGGTTTCGGCGACGAGGTGAAGCGCCGCATCATCCTGGGCACCTACGCCCTCTCGTCCGGCTACTACGACGCCTACTACGGCTCGGCGCAGAAGGTGCGCACGCTGATCCAGCGTGACTTCGCCGCCGCGTTCGCGCAGGCCGACGTGCTGGTCAGCCCGACCAGCCCGACCACGGCGTTCCAGCTCGGAGCCAAGCTCGACGACCCGCTGTCGATGTACCTGCAAGACGTCGCGACCATCCCGGCCAACCTGGCCGGTGTGCCCGGCATGTCGCTGCCCTCCGGCCTGGCCGACGAGGACGGGCTGCCCGCCGGCATCCAGCTGCTGGCCCCGGCACAGGCCGACGACCGGCTCTACCGGGTCGGTGCCGCTCTGGAGTCGTTGCTGAACGACGGCTGGGGCGGGAGCATCCTCGACAAGGCTCCGAAAACTCTGGAGGCGACCAAGTGA